One genomic region from Xenopus laevis strain J_2021 chromosome 2L, Xenopus_laevis_v10.1, whole genome shotgun sequence encodes:
- the lrwd1.L gene encoding leucine-rich repeat and WD repeat-containing protein 1 (The RefSeq protein has 1 substitution compared to this genomic sequence): MTKLTTELLLKKGLPKCSHLKDLKKLNLSKMQLDLKDLDQKLFSQMVNLDELDISHNTLSDLPGNLRLHNLRILNFADNHVEDVTVLKQFPNLEEVIYEDNIYLTVSDNYKVFCLLPKLRRLNNKDITSLANHVRFVNHRELSNRVEAYWESKYKDKLPDKPPSQKINAVAKDFIKAVVDNVRYGPSSLKDFVRWKVEMIARNLIFSLSNDPKKDTDPVLQTSEDTAVENSSKKRESADECTEGSPTKRPRIQIDLQSMPLSPRKSSRLQNSPLCLTPTKRKQETSAQGTPSKFIETKSPKIALKTTPSKKHTNELSAKITGKPKLPLTPKKIHKALDNIEPLHFLQCHSKNNSCEDFKTQLWACAFEPNLDSSCPKAVATCGGDSICIIDCETGKVMKKYKVTGEEFFTLVWTTLTMIGKDGQKRKINVLAAGGKYGVVRMIHAKGSLCYGEIKAHKKAISIMCFSPKQETFLFTGSYDKRIILWDIGVPDCDYNFRPSQLLTLDTTSVPLRMCVVPSCPDEFLVAACEDGCFAWDIGLDKKQGRRSHEVEFNFPLYKEERKDKCFHIIDSLAFLNEDIIASKSVMQGSIYLWSWEKTLKSRKNKNVKKLDAVILSQMKWSSSETPYLVLSTSPERDCVFCGDEDGKIWIYDLDSCKADLQRGKLCSTVKEPTKILSWPLLCSQKEKTVDKTLINVVTVDPTMEYLVALTDINIVSIWKIQ, from the exons TTTATCCAAGATGCAGCTAGACTTGAAAGATCTTGACCAAAAACTATTTTCACAAATGGTAAACCTTGATGAACTGGATATTTCCCACAACACTCTTTCTGATCTTCCTGGCAATCTCAGGCTCCATAATTTAAGAATTCTCAACTTTGCGGACAACCACGTTGAAGATGTTACTGTGTTAAAGCAGTTTCCAAACCTGGAGGAGGTTATATATGAAGATAATATATACTTAACT GTCAGCGATAATTACAAGGTATTTTGTCTTCTACCTAAACTCAGAAGGCTGAATAATAAGGATATAACATCATTAGCAAATCATGTTCGTTTTGTGAACCACCGGGAGTTAAGCAACAGG GTTGAAGCATACTGGGAGAGTAAGTACAAAGATAAACTCCCTGACAAGCCTCCATCACAGAAGATCAATGCAGTGGCTAAAGATTTTATAAAGGCTGTAGTGGATAACGTCAGATATGGACCAAGTTCTCTAAAAGATTTTGTGAGGTGGAAA gtTGAAATGATCGCAAGAAATTTAATCTTCTCCCTGTCCAATGACCCCAAAAAGGATACGGATCCTGTTCTACAAACAAGTGAAGATACT GCCGTGGAAAATTCTAGTAAAAAGCGTGAAAGTGCAGATGAGTGCACAGAGGGATCTCCAACCAAGAGACCAAGAATCCAGATTGATTTGCAGTCAATGCCTTTGTCACCCCGCAAATCTAGCAGACTGCAGAACAGCCCACTGTGCTTGACTCCAACCAAGCGAAAGCAAGAGACCAGCGCACAGGGAACCCCAAGTAAATTCATAGAGACTAAGTCTCCTAAAATAGCGTTGAAGaccaccccatctaaaaaacatactAATGAATTGAGTGCCAAGATCACTGGGAAACCTAAACTtccattaacaccaaaaaaaatccat aaaGCGCTTGACAACATTGAGCCCCTCCACTTCCTTCAGTGCCACAGTAAGAACAACAGCTGTGAGGATTTCAAGACTCAGCTATGGGCTTGTGCGTTTGAGCCTAATTTGGACTCCAGTTGCCCGAAAG CTGTAGCAACTTGTGGTGGGGACTCTATCTGTATCATTGACTGTGAAACTGGGAAAgttatgaaaaaatacaaagtgacTGGAGAG GAGTTTTTCACATTGGTTTGGACTACTTTAACCATGATAGGCAAAGATGGACAAAAGCGCAAGATCAACGTTTTAGCAGCAGGTGGAAAATATGGAGTTGTAAGAATGATCCATGCCAAAGGCAGTTTATGCTACGGTGAAATAAAGGCACACAAAAAGGCAATATCGATCATGTGTTTTAGCCCAAAACAGGAAACCTTCCTTTTCA CTGGATCATATGATAAACGAATCATCTTATGGGATATCGGGGTTCCAGATTGTGACTACAACTTCAGACCCAG TCAATTGCTGACACTGGACACTACATCGGTCCCTCTAAGAATGTGCGTGGTTCCTTCTTGTCCCGATGAGTTCTTGGTGGCTGCTTGTGAAGACGGATGCTTTGCGTGGGATATCGGACTAGACAAGAAACAAGGAAGACG GTCACATGAAGTAGAATTCAATTTTCCATTatataaagaagaaagaaaggacaAGTGCTTTCATATTATAGACAGTCTAGCCTTTCTTAATGAAGATATTATAG CTTCAAAAAGTGTAATGCAAGGATCTATATACCTGTGGAGCTGGGAGAAGACTTTAAAGagcagaaaaaataagaatgtcaaaAAACTGGATGCAGTCATTTTATCTCAAATGAAATGGTCAAGCTCAGAAACACCATATCTTGTTCTTAGTACTTCACCAG AGAGAGACTGTGTTTTTTGTGGTGATGAAGATGGAAAGATTTGGATATATGACCTTGATTCCTGCAAAGCAGACCTACAGAGAGGCAAACTATGCAGCACTGTTAAAGAACCAACTAAG ATTCTCAGTTGGCCATTACTATGTTCTCAAAAAGAGAAGACCGTGGAcaagactttgataaatgtggtGACCGTGGACCCAGCAATGGAATACTTAGTGGCTTTAACAGATATTAATATTGTTTCCATATGGAAAATACAATAA